In Cheilinus undulatus linkage group 14, ASM1832078v1, whole genome shotgun sequence, a genomic segment contains:
- the flvcr1 gene encoding feline leukemia virus subgroup C receptor-related protein 1 isoform X2, whose translation MVAGELVQEHLRADSGAPDDITVDRKTADPEGATAEPSYGAVPTYEAVYSPQEDREEEKEAQPDEKEAMLRPGGGEEAEEKVLETRLYRRRFAVLVVFSLYSLVNAFQWIQYSIITNVFMKYYGVSSDKVDWLSIVYMVAYVPLIFPATWLLDRKGLRLTALLGAGLNCAGAWLKCASVSPELFGVTVTAQVICSVAQVFILGLPSRVASVWFGPREVSTACATAVLGNQLGTAIGFLLPPVLVPNTPENMELTGHNISIMFYGTAAVSTVLFLLTVVVIKDRPDLPPSHAQAVLPDCPPEDYSYRQSILNLAKNKAFVLLLISYGIMTGSFYSVSTLLNQMIMACYKNQELNAGRIGLTLVVAGMVGSILCGLWLDHTKTYKITTLIVYILSFLGMVVFTLTLNLNNIYLVFFTAGVLGFFMTGYLPLGFEFGVEITYPESEGTSSGLLNAFAQIFGIIFTLIQGKLTTDQGPLAGNLFLCAWIFLGILLTALIKSELKRHNVNMGANGNHLLASLFSLGLPF comes from the exons ATGGTGGCGGGCGAGCTCGTGCAGGAGCATCTGCGCGCGGACTCCGGCGCACCTGACGACATCACGGTGGACAGGAAGACCGCGGATCCGGAGGGAGCGACCGCGGAGCCGTCATACGGAGCCGTACCGACCTACGAGGCGGTCTACTCCCCACAGGAGGACcgggaggaggagaaggaggctCAGCCGGATGAGAAAGAGGCGATGCTGCGTCccggaggaggagaggaggcggAGGAGAAGGTGTTAGAGACCAGACTTTACCGGCGCCGGTTCGCCGTGCTCGTGGTCTTTAGTCTGTACTCTCTAGTGAACGCGTTCCAGTGGATCCAGTACAGCATCATCACCAACGTCTTCATGAAGTACTATGGCGTCAGCAGCGACAAGGTGGACTGGCTCTCCATCGTCTACATGGTCGCCTACGTGCCCCTCATCTTCCCGGCTACCTGGCTCCTGGACAGGAAGGGTCTGCGTCTCACGGCCCTGCTGGGAGCCGGCCTTAACTGCGCAGGCGCCTGGCTCAAATGCGCCAGCGTGAGCCCCGAGCTGTTCGGAGTCACCGTCACCGCGCAGGTCATCTGCTCCGTGGCGCAGGTGTTCATCCTCGGCCTGCCCTCCAGGGTCGCCTCGGTGTGGTTCGGACCTCGGGAGGTTTCCACCGCGTGCGCCACGGCCGTGCTTGGGAACCAG CTCGGAACAGCCATTGGTTTCCTGCTGCCTCCAGTTTTGGTTCCTAACACTCCAGAAAACATGGAGCTGACAGGTCACAATATCAGCATCATGTTTTATGGAACAGCAGCTGTCTCAACTGTACTTTTCCTTCTCACTGTCGTAG tTATAAAGGACCGACCTGACCTTCCTCCTAGTCACGCCCAGGCTGTCCTACCAGACTGTCCTCCTGAGGATTACTCCTACAGACAATCCATCCTCAACCTGGCTAAGAACAAAGCGTTTGTTCTCCTGCTCATCAGCTACG GAATAATGACCGGCTCCTTCTACTCTGTCTCTACACTGCTCAATCAGATGATCATGGCCTGCTACAAg AACCAGGAGTTGAATGCTGGGAGGATTGGTTTGACCCTGGTTGTTGCTGGGATGGTTGGCTCTATCCTCTGTGGCCTGTGGTTGGACCATACAAAGACATACAA GATCACCACTCTCATCGTCTACATCCTGTCCTTCCTGGGAATGGTGGTCTTCACGCTCACGCTGAATCTCAACAACATCTACCTGGTCTTCTTCACCGCTGGAGTGCTTGG GTTCTTCATGACCGGGTACCTCCCTCTGGGATTTGAGTTTGGAGTAGAGATCACGTACCCGGAGTCTGAGGGAACATCGTCTGGACTGCTCAATGCTTTCGCTCAG ATCTTTGGGATCATTTTCACTCTGATTCAGGGAAAGCTGACCACAGACCAGGGCCCACTGGCTGGAAACCTCTTCCTCTGTGCATGGATCTTCCTGGGAATCCTCCTGACTG CCTTAATCAAGTCAGAGCTGAAAAGACACAACGTCAACATGGGGGCAAACGGGAACCACCTGTTAGCA AGCCTCTTTTCTCTGGGACTGCCCTTTTGA
- the flvcr1 gene encoding feline leukemia virus subgroup C receptor-related protein 1 isoform X1 yields MVAGELVQEHLRADSGAPDDITVDRKTADPEGATAEPSYGAVPTYEAVYSPQEDREEEKEAQPDEKEAMLRPGGGEEAEEKVLETRLYRRRFAVLVVFSLYSLVNAFQWIQYSIITNVFMKYYGVSSDKVDWLSIVYMVAYVPLIFPATWLLDRKGLRLTALLGAGLNCAGAWLKCASVSPELFGVTVTAQVICSVAQVFILGLPSRVASVWFGPREVSTACATAVLGNQLGTAIGFLLPPVLVPNTPENMELTGHNISIMFYGTAAVSTVLFLLTVVVIKDRPDLPPSHAQAVLPDCPPEDYSYRQSILNLAKNKAFVLLLISYGIMTGSFYSVSTLLNQMIMACYKNQELNAGRIGLTLVVAGMVGSILCGLWLDHTKTYKITTLIVYILSFLGMVVFTLTLNLNNIYLVFFTAGVLGFFMTGYLPLGFEFGVEITYPESEGTSSGLLNAFAQIFGIIFTLIQGKLTTDQGPLAGNLFLCAWIFLGILLTALIKSELKRHNVNMGANGNHLLALPTDCPGDSPLQKKTNGVTLEPSVSFSRETSL; encoded by the exons ATGGTGGCGGGCGAGCTCGTGCAGGAGCATCTGCGCGCGGACTCCGGCGCACCTGACGACATCACGGTGGACAGGAAGACCGCGGATCCGGAGGGAGCGACCGCGGAGCCGTCATACGGAGCCGTACCGACCTACGAGGCGGTCTACTCCCCACAGGAGGACcgggaggaggagaaggaggctCAGCCGGATGAGAAAGAGGCGATGCTGCGTCccggaggaggagaggaggcggAGGAGAAGGTGTTAGAGACCAGACTTTACCGGCGCCGGTTCGCCGTGCTCGTGGTCTTTAGTCTGTACTCTCTAGTGAACGCGTTCCAGTGGATCCAGTACAGCATCATCACCAACGTCTTCATGAAGTACTATGGCGTCAGCAGCGACAAGGTGGACTGGCTCTCCATCGTCTACATGGTCGCCTACGTGCCCCTCATCTTCCCGGCTACCTGGCTCCTGGACAGGAAGGGTCTGCGTCTCACGGCCCTGCTGGGAGCCGGCCTTAACTGCGCAGGCGCCTGGCTCAAATGCGCCAGCGTGAGCCCCGAGCTGTTCGGAGTCACCGTCACCGCGCAGGTCATCTGCTCCGTGGCGCAGGTGTTCATCCTCGGCCTGCCCTCCAGGGTCGCCTCGGTGTGGTTCGGACCTCGGGAGGTTTCCACCGCGTGCGCCACGGCCGTGCTTGGGAACCAG CTCGGAACAGCCATTGGTTTCCTGCTGCCTCCAGTTTTGGTTCCTAACACTCCAGAAAACATGGAGCTGACAGGTCACAATATCAGCATCATGTTTTATGGAACAGCAGCTGTCTCAACTGTACTTTTCCTTCTCACTGTCGTAG tTATAAAGGACCGACCTGACCTTCCTCCTAGTCACGCCCAGGCTGTCCTACCAGACTGTCCTCCTGAGGATTACTCCTACAGACAATCCATCCTCAACCTGGCTAAGAACAAAGCGTTTGTTCTCCTGCTCATCAGCTACG GAATAATGACCGGCTCCTTCTACTCTGTCTCTACACTGCTCAATCAGATGATCATGGCCTGCTACAAg AACCAGGAGTTGAATGCTGGGAGGATTGGTTTGACCCTGGTTGTTGCTGGGATGGTTGGCTCTATCCTCTGTGGCCTGTGGTTGGACCATACAAAGACATACAA GATCACCACTCTCATCGTCTACATCCTGTCCTTCCTGGGAATGGTGGTCTTCACGCTCACGCTGAATCTCAACAACATCTACCTGGTCTTCTTCACCGCTGGAGTGCTTGG GTTCTTCATGACCGGGTACCTCCCTCTGGGATTTGAGTTTGGAGTAGAGATCACGTACCCGGAGTCTGAGGGAACATCGTCTGGACTGCTCAATGCTTTCGCTCAG ATCTTTGGGATCATTTTCACTCTGATTCAGGGAAAGCTGACCACAGACCAGGGCCCACTGGCTGGAAACCTCTTCCTCTGTGCATGGATCTTCCTGGGAATCCTCCTGACTG CCTTAATCAAGTCAGAGCTGAAAAGACACAACGTCAACATGGGGGCAAACGGGAACCACCTGTTAGCA CTTCCCACCGACTGTCCCGGCGACAGCCCTTTACAGAAGAAAACCAACGGCGTCACGCTGGAGCCCTCTGTCAGCTTCTCCCGTGAGACCTCGCTGTAA
- the flvcr1 gene encoding feline leukemia virus subgroup C receptor-related protein 1 isoform X3 translates to MVAGELVQEHLRADSGAPDDITVDRKTADPEGATAEPSYGAVPTYEAVYSPQEDREEEKEAQPDEKEAMLRPGGGEEAEEKVLETRLYRRRFAVLVVFSLYSLVNAFQWIQYSIITNVFMKYYGVSSDKVDWLSIVYMVAYVPLIFPATWLLDRKGLRLTALLGAGLNCAGAWLKCASVSPELFGVTVTAQVICSVAQVFILGLPSRVASVWFGPREVSTACATAVLGNQLGTAIGFLLPPVLVPNTPENMELTGHNISIMFYGTAAVSTVLFLLTVVVIKDRPDLPPSHAQAVLPDCPPEDYSYRQSILNLAKNKAFVLLLISYGIMTGSFYSVSTLLNQMIMACYKNQELNAGRIGLTLVVAGMVGSILCGLWLDHTKTYKITTLIVYILSFLGMVVFTLTLNLNNIYLVFFTAGVLGFFMTGYLPLGFEFGVEITYPESEGTSSGLLNAFAQIFGIIFTLIQGKLTTDQGPLAGNLFLCAWIFLGILLTALIKSELKRHNVNMGANGNHLLAVQ, encoded by the exons ATGGTGGCGGGCGAGCTCGTGCAGGAGCATCTGCGCGCGGACTCCGGCGCACCTGACGACATCACGGTGGACAGGAAGACCGCGGATCCGGAGGGAGCGACCGCGGAGCCGTCATACGGAGCCGTACCGACCTACGAGGCGGTCTACTCCCCACAGGAGGACcgggaggaggagaaggaggctCAGCCGGATGAGAAAGAGGCGATGCTGCGTCccggaggaggagaggaggcggAGGAGAAGGTGTTAGAGACCAGACTTTACCGGCGCCGGTTCGCCGTGCTCGTGGTCTTTAGTCTGTACTCTCTAGTGAACGCGTTCCAGTGGATCCAGTACAGCATCATCACCAACGTCTTCATGAAGTACTATGGCGTCAGCAGCGACAAGGTGGACTGGCTCTCCATCGTCTACATGGTCGCCTACGTGCCCCTCATCTTCCCGGCTACCTGGCTCCTGGACAGGAAGGGTCTGCGTCTCACGGCCCTGCTGGGAGCCGGCCTTAACTGCGCAGGCGCCTGGCTCAAATGCGCCAGCGTGAGCCCCGAGCTGTTCGGAGTCACCGTCACCGCGCAGGTCATCTGCTCCGTGGCGCAGGTGTTCATCCTCGGCCTGCCCTCCAGGGTCGCCTCGGTGTGGTTCGGACCTCGGGAGGTTTCCACCGCGTGCGCCACGGCCGTGCTTGGGAACCAG CTCGGAACAGCCATTGGTTTCCTGCTGCCTCCAGTTTTGGTTCCTAACACTCCAGAAAACATGGAGCTGACAGGTCACAATATCAGCATCATGTTTTATGGAACAGCAGCTGTCTCAACTGTACTTTTCCTTCTCACTGTCGTAG tTATAAAGGACCGACCTGACCTTCCTCCTAGTCACGCCCAGGCTGTCCTACCAGACTGTCCTCCTGAGGATTACTCCTACAGACAATCCATCCTCAACCTGGCTAAGAACAAAGCGTTTGTTCTCCTGCTCATCAGCTACG GAATAATGACCGGCTCCTTCTACTCTGTCTCTACACTGCTCAATCAGATGATCATGGCCTGCTACAAg AACCAGGAGTTGAATGCTGGGAGGATTGGTTTGACCCTGGTTGTTGCTGGGATGGTTGGCTCTATCCTCTGTGGCCTGTGGTTGGACCATACAAAGACATACAA GATCACCACTCTCATCGTCTACATCCTGTCCTTCCTGGGAATGGTGGTCTTCACGCTCACGCTGAATCTCAACAACATCTACCTGGTCTTCTTCACCGCTGGAGTGCTTGG GTTCTTCATGACCGGGTACCTCCCTCTGGGATTTGAGTTTGGAGTAGAGATCACGTACCCGGAGTCTGAGGGAACATCGTCTGGACTGCTCAATGCTTTCGCTCAG ATCTTTGGGATCATTTTCACTCTGATTCAGGGAAAGCTGACCACAGACCAGGGCCCACTGGCTGGAAACCTCTTCCTCTGTGCATGGATCTTCCTGGGAATCCTCCTGACTG CCTTAATCAAGTCAGAGCTGAAAAGACACAACGTCAACATGGGGGCAAACGGGAACCACCTGTTAGCA GTTCAGTAA
- the LOC121521065 gene encoding spermatogenesis-associated protein 45-like produces MSGSEERTLMDLNLQRDSWCQVEANPRQSWERPERRHYRGHLKTSPVLLSALTQGPKPQPVCRARLAPVQLVERRHFEESYKSQL; encoded by the exons ATGTCTGGGTCTGAGGAGCGGACTCTGATGGACCTGAACCTGCAGAGGGACTCATGGTGTCAGGTGGAGGCAAACCCCCGTCAGTCCTGGGAGAGACCAGAGAGGAGGCATTACCGGGGTCACCTGAAGACCAGCCCGGTCCTCCTTAGTGCTCTGACCCAAGGACCGAAGCCCCAGCCGGTCTGCAGAGCTAGACTGGCCCCGGTCCAGCTGGTGGAGAGGAGACATTTTGAGGAGAGCT ATAAATCCCAGCTGTAG